The genomic region TACCAAGGCGTGGTTGAGGGGGCGGTTATCGGCGGAGTTATAGGAGGCGCCATAGGCGGGGATATTGACGAGATCAACAAGGGCACCGTTGCGGGCGCTATTGCAGGCGGAGTTGCGGGCTTTCTTTTTGACGCTCTCGTAACGGATGATCTCTTCACGATGGTAACAGATATTCAAATAAGCGGGCGTGTTCAGAAGGGAGAACTTGTTTATCGGACTGAAGATACCGATGCGTCACAGGGTACCGCGACGCGGACCAAGCAGACTTCACATACTGATGACGTGAAGTGGAAAATCTACAGGACCAGGATTGTGAGCGTTGCCAACAAGGCTAATCTTGACTTTGAAGAGGCAAAACCACATCTTCAGGCAGGTCTTGAAAGATCCATAGGCGGGATTTTCTGACGTGTTAAGTACAGATTGGAGGACCAGTGCAAATAGAGTGAACTAAAAGACTTAAGCAGTTTTTGGTTGTTGATATAATTACTTAGAGGAATAATATTGATATAGTTCAGAGGTTTGAAGATGGGAATACGTATTTCAATACCGAAAAAAGAAACCGTCGCTTTTTGCGAGCGCTGGAATATTGCAGAGCTTGCGTTTTTCGGTTCTGTCTTGCGGGATGACTTTAGTTCAGAAAGCGACATAGATGTGCTTGTAAACCCACATCCCGGAATTAGTCACAGTATTTCCAATATATTACGCATGGAGAGGGAATTGGGCGACATTCTAGGGAGGGAGGTCGATTTAGTCTTTCGACCCGATGTTGAGCGCAGCCGAAACTATATCCGGCGTGAAGCCATTCTAAAATCCGCTGAGGTTTTTTATGAAGCGCGATGAAGCCGCTTATTTGCTTGACATGCTACTGGCCGCTCAAGACGCTTTGGAATTTTCATCCAGTTTAACCTTTCAGCAGTTTGCCCAAGACCGGTTACGTCAGAATGCCGTCTTCAAGTGCATTGAAATCATCGGGGAGGCCGCAACTCATGTTGAGGAGAAAACCAAGCGGAAGAATCCTAAAGTTCCATGGCAAAATATTATAGGCACTCGAAATCGTCTAGCGCATGGCTATTTCCAGATAAGCTTGGAAGTTGTATGGGATATTGTAAAGAATGATATTCCTCAGCTAATTGACCTTCTTAAAACACTTGTGCCGCCGGAAGCAAAATGATATTCTGAACCCATTTACGATAGGATAATGTTGAGAATAGCGGGTATTTTTCAGTCAGTTGGTTGTTGATAGCAAGATGTCTAGCTATCAATAATAGTTCCTAATCTATCTTAGAACCAAGCCCTTGCAATCGAGGGCTTTTTGTTTGACTTCACTCTCTTTTGCTGTAGATTCTTTGTCAAGGATATGCGGCAAATTCTGCTTACGATTGTTGAGGGGAATCCTGGACCCCAAAAGTTCCGTAGGAGGTGGAAGCAGCCCTCCTCGCGTATCCCTGAGGCGACCAGGCGACGCCTCATTTTATCTTCTTCTTTTTGATGCTTCTGGCCGCCCGGTCATTCACCGTATACGTCGAGAGAAGGTACAGTTCTCTTTTGTCCCGCGTGGTCTTTATGACCGTGAAACGCTGCTCTCCCTTTTCCGTCGTCAAATACCCGGTTCGGTTATCCGGCAGACACATAGGGTCGGCGGAGTCGATGTTCTTCTGAATATTCTGGTATTGCTTGAGAGTGATTCTCGGGTGATTCTCGGGTGATTGTTTCTCTGCTGGTCTGACAGCAGGATGGCCCGTGACTTGGTGCCCATGTTTCAGCCGGACCTTGAAGAGTACGATTACGATATCGCACGCAAATATGTTGAGGATGCGGTTACGGGACCGGTGCTCAAGAGGTTCGTTGAAAAGGAGAGAATTCGCGGAAAAAACGAGAAGTTTCCAGTCGCGGTACTCAACGCCGAAACAAAAAGACTCACTGGGCAGGCAAAATTCCAGGCAGTCAGAATGAGACATGGGGTCATGAGGAAAATCACGGGCAAGCATAGCGACATTACGATAGAGGATATGCTCCGGGCGCAGGAAGCGGTGGACGACGGAATGGTTATACAGCCCAAAAAAAACCCCCTCAAGCGCGAATTTTTCCTCGAGGTGGGCGAGGTTCTTTACGTCTTCCCGCACGTGCCGACGAAAACCGGGTTGCAGGTGAAGACGTTTTTCAAGAAAACGGAGGGAAAGGAAGATTTCCTGAAAGCAAAAAAGGCAGAAGGAAAGGTGTTGAGAAAGCAGAAAAGATGAGACGTCGCCTGGTCGCCTCCGGATGTGCGAGAGGGGCTCCTTCTCCCTCTACGGAACCTATTGGACCCAGAGGTTCCTCAGCATTGAGCACGGAGATTTTGCCGCACACCTTAACGAAAAGTCTACAGGAAGGGAGAGTGAAGTCAAACGGAGGGAGCTATTACCCGTTCTGCCGAGTCTCTACAAAAGTCTTCATAAGAACTTCCATCATCCCCTCAAGCTTCGCCATTCTTTCTCGAAGCAGACCTATGTCCTGAGAAACTTTCCATTGAAATGCCAGGACCGCCACGAAACCACCTATCATTACCTAACTTCAATGAGGCCGAGGCAAAGTTGCCTCGGAAAACGAGGAAGATCACGAGGGAATGCGAGCCCTGCTTTACGCTTCAATGAGGCCGAGGCAAAGTTGCCTCGGAAAACGATAACGCGGAAGATGTGTTCTTCGAGACTGTAACATGCTTCAATGAGGCCGAGGCAAAGTTGCCTCGGAAAACTTGCTTATCACGACGAGACAAAAGCGTACCAGCGACAGCTTCAATGAGGCCGAGGCAAAGTTGCCTCGGAAAACCCTCGAACACCGCGGACATGTCCTCCGCGTATTCCTGGCTTCAATGAGGCCGAGGCAAAGTTGCCTCGGAAAACCATACCGAGCTCCAGACAACGTTTGGCACAATCGCCGCTTCAATGAGGCCGAGGCAAAGTTGCCTCGGAAAACCCGATCCGAGGTTGGAAAACATGGATTTCCACGTTGCGCTTCAATGAGGCCGAGGCAAAGTTGCCTCGGAAAACACAGCTACAGCGAGCGACTCGTACCGACACCAAAATGCTTCAATGAGGCCGAGGCAAAGTTGCCTCGGAAAACGGGATACCACGGTCAAGGTAACTGTCCGGGTTAACTTTGCTTCAATGAGGCCGAGGCAAAGTTGCCTCGGAAAACCATGTCAGAGACTCAAAACGACGAGAAGGTTCGGACTCGCTTCAATGAGGCCGAGGCAAAGTTGCCTCGGAAAACCATGTCAGAGACTCAAAACGACGAGAAGGTTCGGACTCGCTTCAATGAGGCCGAGGCAAAGTTGCCTCGGAAAACCATGTCAGAGACTCAAAACGACGAGAAGGTTCGGACTCGCTTCAATGAGGCCGAGGCAAAGTTGCCTCGGAAAACAGCCCCCTTCATAACTTGCTACGGAGATTAAATTATTCTTATTTACTGCGAGTGCTGCTATCCGTTTGATTATAAGAGCTAAAACTTCCCGAAAAAGATTTGCTGTGGTGTTGTATATCTCCCTCGAATATAAGGAAAAACTGAGATGCGAGTGCTCCCCATTATTATTTTTCCATTGAAGCTCTCGTGACAGGTCCGGCACTCTTCCCTTACCATGAATCATACCTATATGATTATAGCCTCTCTTGTCGGCATTTTATAGTTTTTTCCCAAACTTTCGACATTAGGATTGACTTGATCAGCGTCACCTAGATCAAGGATCAGCACATGGTCTTCAGTTGAATGTATTAATTCTTCCAAGCGTGCGCACATTTGCGCATGGCGTTTAGAAGTTAGTCTGCATTGAAATACCGATAACTGTAACCAATAGCCGTACCCTTTCATCAGCTTGAACACTTTTCTCCACCGCTTAGGTTCTGAGATGTCGTAAGTAACTATGTAAAGCTTTTGCTTTGCCATTGTTAGCGGGGTAGATAGTTAGGGTAAACGGGAATTTCACCTTGTAAGTGCCTAGCCATTAATCGCGCCTGAACATTTATTAGCCGTCGCATGGAAACCTGATAACCGAAAAGCGGATGGGTGGTTTCCTGATCCATGCGACGTTCGAAAGCCGAAATAAGCGCCCTGCGGCCGCCAGCTTTCAGCGAGCAGGCTGGTCCGTTGAAAATGAAATCTTTCGGTTTAACTTCTCCGTTGTTTATGGCCTGTATTACGCAGGAATCAGCTACGATGGGTCGAAACGGTTCCATCAAGTCAAGAGCTAATGCTGGGCGACCGTGTCTGGGACGGTGGTAGAAGCCCATATAAGGGTCTAATCCGACTGCCGAA from Candidatus Dadabacteria bacterium harbors:
- a CDS encoding complement resistance protein TraT; this encodes MRKYLVCKRNLFFAVFICLLFIVNGCAATRTLIEKRELRVETKMSETIFLEPVSPKERVVYVDIKNTTDKELSGIEYGIKGRIASNGYRITEDPAEATFILQANILKVGRSDLEETNAMFGEGYQGVVEGAVIGGVIGGAIGGDIDEINKGTVAGAIAGGVAGFLFDALVTDDLFTMVTDIQISGRVQKGELVYRTEDTDASQGTATRTKQTSHTDDVKWKIYRTRIVSVANKANLDFEEAKPHLQAGLERSIGGIF
- a CDS encoding nucleotidyltransferase domain-containing protein; the protein is MGIRISIPKKETVAFCERWNIAELAFFGSVLRDDFSSESDIDVLVNPHPGISHSISNILRMERELGDILGREVDLVFRPDVERSRNYIRREAILKSAEVFYEAR
- a CDS encoding DUF86 domain-containing protein; the protein is MKRDEAAYLLDMLLAAQDALEFSSSLTFQQFAQDRLRQNAVFKCIEIIGEAATHVEEKTKRKNPKVPWQNIIGTRNRLAHGYFQISLEVVWDIVKNDIPQLIDLLKTLVPPEAK
- the cas2 gene encoding CRISPR-associated endonuclease Cas2 produces the protein MAKQKLYIVTYDISEPKRWRKVFKLMKGYGYWLQLSVFQCRLTSKRHAQMCARLEELIHSTEDHVLILDLGDADQVNPNVESLGKNYKMPTREAIII